The DNA segment tgcaaatacatATTTCATAGGGTTGACATCAGATGGGATCAGTGCTGCTTGAATGATTATCTTCAGTTGCTATGCATTCTGATTGTACATCTGAATGGTAAACATGAATCAGCATTCCAAGTGAAAGAGGTCCGGTAGGCTAAAATTTCTCTTCTTTACTTGGAGAATGAcacaaacataaaaataatacCATGGATGGGTCAAGTATTTGCTCTCCTTTGTGGTCTCCATTAAATGATGGTGACATATAGGAGGAGAGATTGAATTCCCCATGCAACTGGTATGGAAGGTGCTTTGTGGGTCAATGACACCTCTTGCACTTAGTGGATGAAGACACAGCTTGCTTTAAGTTGGTAAAGCAGTGAAGACCAGATTAGAAGAACTTTGTAGCAATCTGCAGGCATCCACAAAAAGGAGCTTTGTGGTAGCTTGGTGGCTCACACTCTGTTATAGGCACCTAATCAAAAGAGAAGTCTTGTGTTCATCTGCTTTACATGTTTGAAGTCTTCTGAATGGCAAACTGCACATCATAAGCAAACTGATTCATTCAATGCACtcagaggaagaaaaggctggtaTAGAAAAATCATATCAGAGCAACTCATATTTTCATTGAGCAGCAGAAACATAATTTAGACTCCTTTTTGATCTATAGCTTGCCAGCTTAATATAAATTCCTCTCCCTAAAATTAGATTAATCTTAAAATTTTTCTCATGTAACACATCTCGTGAAATCTATGGACTGAGGATAAAGACTGGAAAAAAGAATTATTATGAATTTTGTCTTGTTAAACTTAAAACAATCATTATGTACATAATCTTCCATCCTTGTTCTTAGCAGACAATGTGCAAGAAATGACACACAATTCAAGTTCTATATTTTTGTGATCCAGATCTGGGATTAAGTTTGCATGGACTTACAAACAAGCTATACTTTTGCTGACTATGTCCTGAAATGATGCAGATGAATCAACATCAATCACTTGATGAACAGTGTAgtaacaaaagaaaattaaataagcTTAAATTAAACAAAGGATACAAATTGGATGGGACCGCCTCATTCATTCACAATGATGATAAATGGTGTCTCATTATTAGTATTATCATTTTCTATTTTTGTCACTGTCACATTGTCACCACTGCTATAGATGAAAAGATCTTAGCCACTAAAAGAAAGAGATCAAGTTGCTGAAAAGACTGTAGAAGAGCATTAGAAGTCTGTAATAAACTATACCCATCTTagtttcaaaataaataaaaaaacaaaattctTTTTAGTGATGAGAAATTATTATATCTAAAAGTGTAGTATATTCCTTATCCTGATTAGACCTTATCTTTTAATTTGGTCATTATCATGAGCTGATAAAGATAAGAATATTCATTGACCACTATTCTAGAAAAAGAAAATGGATTGTGAAGCAGTTCAAGTGCAAACCCAAAACCCAAAGGAGAGATTAAATGAGAGGTGACTTCTTGGACAGTAATCTTGTCTCTTGCTCATGTGGATACAAACAGGTTGGTGAAGTATAGATCTGAAGTTTTTTTTGGGGATTTTTACATAGCCATCCTACAAAAGTTTGGGAATAGCATACTTGCTATCGCAAATTTTAATAAAGCAATTATATCTCTCCTGTTGATGTTCTTCGAcaaaaaatctaataataatccAACAGATTGAGTTTAaaatttgtaatatatatatatatatatatatatatatatatatatatatatattcttccaaaGTGGTTTAAATTTAATACATATTCCTACATAACTCAAAACTTTACTTAAGAAATATCAATGCGGAAACTTTAAATAGCATCAATGTTTCTTCAATATCCTTTTACATTAATGATTTTTATATTCAATCTTAAAAAACTAAGTTTAGAAAATAAGAGGTAAAAAAATCAAGTGATAAGTACtacaatatatttaaaaaattttaataattttgaaatatattaaTAGATAGATGGTTACAAAATTGATATTATAGAAAGTAGAGACTctctatgtatgtttttattctCAGCTCATTGAACTTGAGTTGTTAAACTAGATTGCTTGAAAGGGATTTTGTTCACCTCTTATTGGATTTGAAAGTTTGTCACcctatcaaaataaataaatcccCTTATCATTATGATAATAATTAACTTATAAATTTTCAGAGCATATATACAAAAAGGTATATTCACATATGAAGTATGACTTAGTAACTATCCCTTTCTATACGATGCATCTattcatgataaacaaaatatataaaatatttaacacaACAAAAATATCACCTTTGTTTGTGATGTGTccacttaaaataaaaaagaaatattttaaaaaattaatgctaTTAAGGTGTCCCCTTTGTATTATTTGTATACAATGAGTTTACTtaagacaaatatatatatatatatatatatatatatatatttatatatatatatttatatatttatttatttatttaaactaCCTAATATAATATTCCCttaggataaaaaaatatttgaagcacATAATATGACTAAATTATCCCTTTTGCATTTTGTATATGATATATTCATCGAGTATGAAATATATCTTAAGTGCTTACTTAATGAATGTGTTTACATGTGATGTGTTTGTCCAAGATAGAAAATATCTATAATatctaataaaagaaaaatatcatcttcGCATGCAATATATTCGCTTAGAACACTTTACATATAACACATTTCTTAGGAGAAAAATATCAAGAGTACCGACATGACCAAGGTGCCTTCTTTGCGCATGATGCATGCCACCCAATATAAAAACATCCAAGGCATCATGTATGACCAAAGTGACACCTTTGTAAGCCATATATTCATCTAATATAAAAGCCATTTACATCACCCAACATAAATAAGTCATCTCTTTGCATGTGATATGGTTGCCTAGAACAGAAAAATATCTAATGTGATCAAAGTATTCTTTTTGAACAAAATGCatccattaaaataaaaatatatattcaaaatatttgatgtgatcaaAGCACCTTTTCATGTTTGATGCATCTTCCAAGGAcaacaaatatataaataaataattgatgTGAGAAAAATATTGAGGGCAAACGATATAATACCAATCTTACATGTTAGATAAGAAGAATAttctcttattatatatatatctatatatatatatatatatatatatatatatatatatatatatatatatatagaagaggCAAATATGCTATTTAGCCTTATTATTATTTTCGGATTAAATTGGGTAAGGCAACCGACGTGGCAATACAATGCACGGCAAACATACGCAATGATTGGACCTGAATACCTCCCTTCCCTTAATATTCGGTTGCCGGGTCCCACCATTTCCACCGTCCACAGATCCACCGTCGATTGTAAAATTCGAACGGTTCAAAATACGTCGCATATGATCGTATATGCGCGGCTCTATCGGAAACTATCTCATGCACCGGTTTCATGGTCTCCCGATCCGTGCGAACTGGGAGAAGCGGCCCGCTCATCGACGGTCTAGATTGAGTGTTCGTGCATCTCAACCGTCGATCTCTCGATCGCGACATCTGAAGCAGCTGTCCGACAGATTAAAATGAGCGGACGGCGACGGGGAGTCGCCCCGTTTCAATCGCTACTGCTTCGTACCTCCACCAATCTCCCTCGTCTCCGCCTCGCGCCCGCGCCCGCCGGTGGCCCGAGGACCACTGGATCGCTTCATCGCGTGGGCTCTGAGTTCCTTGTGGGATTGGGATTCTAATCAGCAGGCAATAGCTTGCTTTGTTATTTGAATTTCTTCTGGAGGCGTATCTCTTCCCGATTTTTAGGAGTTTTACCCGAAAGAGATTAATTTGCTGACAATTCTTCAACGGGATTTGAGATCCTCCGCTATTCCGAAAGATCTTTTGTAGATTCATTGTTATGCTTGTTTTGATCGGAGTCGTTCGTGAAGATTCTGATTTGATTGATGGTTTTTGGGAAGAAAACTGGGATTTTACATGTCGGTTTTCGCTAGATATGATTTTTAACGGTTCATGGGAAAAATTCGTTTTTTGATAGCTGAGTTTTGATTGTTTATGACTCTTTCGACAGATTCCAAAGCGTCTTCTTCGTAATTCTTTGCTTGTCGAAATCGTTTCGGAGGGCAAATTTAGTGGCTTGATTCTGCCGAGAAGGGTTTTTCCGATAGAAAAATGTCTATGTCTTTTCCTCGTTTCTCTTTCTGGATTTGGGGTAAGAAGAATCACGAATCCTCCAATTCATCCCTGAGTTCCTCACCCGAATCGCCTTCGGAATTTAAGGAGACGGATTACTTGAAATTTCCGCCCGCAAATGAGCCGAGGACAAGGACAAATTcgagaaaaaataagaagaagtggCAGAACCGGCAAGAGCGGCGTTTCGATAAGGAGTATGATATCGAAGTTGTGCCCTCGGACGGTGGATGCATGTCGGGGTCGGAGTCTGACGATTCCGATTGGTCCATCGGATGGCTGGAACATCTTTCCCCCGACTTTCGGAGTAATAATGAGTCGGAGGACAGCTTCGCCGTCTTGGTCCCGTGTTATGCGCGTGGTCGTAGTGAACAGGCGGAGAGCTCCAAATCTCATGCCTTGGGAGCGGTTGATCGCACGGGTGATGATCTTTCTGGTGAGATAAATACTTTTGACTTCTTCGGCAGATGTAGCCTTTTGTTCAACGTGTTCCTTAAATCATGCTGTCATAGCTTTCCTTTATTTCCCTTGCATGCTGTATTTGTTCTCCTAGAGGTAATAATAGTTCTATTTAAGTTTGATTTTGTAAATAGTTAGACTGAATGATAGTTTCATATTTCCTCGATATTCAAATTTTGTTTGTCATAGTATATCATTTAAATTATGGACTTCTGAATGCCAAACTGTAGCCACtgagatctcttgaaatttacatGGAAATAAGAAGACAAGAAGATGCTGCAGAAGGATACTGTTGATATATTTTATGTCTTGCGTATACTAAAACTCTGGAAATGTAAAAATCTGATTGCTATTGTTATGCGTTGCCTTGACAAAGGCTTAATATGATATTGCTTTTAAATTCTATCCTTGTGTAGTGTTGCATGTGCTGATGTGCGTTAGTAAATATGCATATGCGCAAATATTCTTCTCTTGAACGTGCCGTAGATTGCAATTAATTTCGCTTTTATAGCTGTGCCTTGCTGAGTAATGTGCATTTGAATGATTTAACTACATAAGGGACTGAAGAAGGTACCTTGCTTATGTTCCATTTGCTTGGTTGTTTTGATCAAATGCCTTGTTGGTTTAAGTTCTCCTCGCTGTGTATGTCTTGTTTACTACACGTGCTTCATGGGGTATGCATTATCTTACATTCACTAAGTTGACATTATTTGATATCATTGGTCTGATCTTTACGATTTTCATAATGCTAATAACATGCTGAAAGCTTGAATCTGATGAGATTTTTGATTTATTGCTGATCTTTATGTAAGAAACGATATGGTGACTGGTGAGCTGTGAAACTGGTAACCTGTAACAGACTTGCTGAGCTATATTTTTCTTccaagatgatttttttttttcatattgtccAGTAAGCTTATTATCAGTTTTATAGACTAAATAGCTTTTAGGAATTGAGTATATTCTTCCAGAGGAATGTTTTTGACAATTTACAATGTGCTTGTGAGGTGGATTGGATACTAGATGATCAATGGATGACTGATTCTTAGCCCATCATGGTTGACATGCTGTTATCTTTATCTTCTTACATACTTGTGACTAGATTTGTTGTGTATCATTTCTGTATTTGCATCTGCTTAATTATCCATTCTGTTGGAAATATTACGATTCTGAGACATTAGTTTCAGCATTTCTAGCATATGTATTCATATAATTCTTTAATTTTATGGAAAGAGAATATTTAATTGtctttttttaaagatattttgctTGTGTAGAGCTAATTGACCTGCTGTTCTGTTAAAATCTTTCCTTTCTTGAAAGTGCATCTTTTAGTTTGAAACCTACAATCTGCCATTATTTGCCTTTCATCACTGTGTAGTTATTAGGGGAAAGTAATGAGTCATATTTTTATGGATGAAAATTACAACTACACAGGAATATTTCTTTGGGCAATAGTTCattttgtgaatattgatttgaagtTTTTCAAGTTCTGCTTGACTGTCAAGAATTTTGTAATATTATCTGATTATTAATGATTATATAATATGTATAACTTAGCCAAATATGTACATAGATGACAGATGTTCTTAAGATTTTCAACCTTCTTTTTTTGTCTTGCTGATATGATATTGCTTGCAATCTTAAGCATGGTCATTATCCTTTTGGTATCATGATAAGTGATAGACATGATAAGTATATGCTTATCCGTGGTTGTAGCATTAGTGCAGGGAAGATCTGAAGTCTTTATGAAAGGTATTATAAGATTAAATACACGGTGGTAATCTAAATTTAAGTGAAAACAAGCCAGCAACTCAAAGTGACAACCCTGAAAGGAAAGACATGGTCTCATCATAGTCTCTTCCTTATTAAGTGATAGACGTGATAAGCATATGATTATCTATGATGGTAGAAGTAGAACTAGTGCAGGTAAGATCTGAAGTCTTTGTGAAGGGTATAAGTCTAAAAAAATGGTATTAATCCACTCAAATATGCACTAGTCCACTCGTGAAACATGAGTGTCTCCTGTGAGCGAGTGTACATTCTTTTGCACATATTggagaaatattttattttacaaattatgatattcagttttcaGCATTGCAGTTGTGTTTGTGGTTACATTCTAGCCTCTGGCAGTTCCATCTTTCGATTGGAATTATTGACCTTATTGGAAGATCTAACTTCATTTAAGGACATTTATATTAAATGCCCTTGATTTTAAGATATATTTCCTTGGCAAGTACATTCTATGACTACAATAATACATTTGTCTTTTTTAAAAAGTTGTGCACTCGAAGTCCCATCTGTATTCACTTCAATGATAATATTGTATGAGATTGACAATAAACATTTTCTATTACCTTTTCTTCTCTTAGTTGTAACACCCTGCATAGTTTAAGCACAAGTATAATAATGAATGATGACATGCATTTTGTCTTAACTATTTCGATGCACTTATAGAAGTACATTCCCT comes from the Musa acuminata AAA Group cultivar baxijiao chromosome BXJ2-8, Cavendish_Baxijiao_AAA, whole genome shotgun sequence genome and includes:
- the LOC135619907 gene encoding uncharacterized protein LOC135619907, whose product is MSMSFPRFSFWIWGKKNHESSNSSLSSSPESPSEFKETDYLKFPPANEPRTRTNSRKNKKKWQNRQERRFDKEYDIEVVPSDGGCMSGSESDDSDWSIGWLEHLSPDFRSNNESEDSFAVLVPCYARGRSEQAESSKSHALGAVDRTGDDLSDGKKHIEEWLSSLQDN